One genomic window of Hyperolius riggenbachi isolate aHypRig1 chromosome 7, aHypRig1.pri, whole genome shotgun sequence includes the following:
- the CDIP1 gene encoding cell death-inducing p53-target protein 1 codes for MASDPPPPYPGGPTAPLLEDKHGSPSMEDNRQPPAPYPPSMPFVPSESGPPPYEPNPGYIPPNPGYYPPPGPYGPMGYYPPTAGQYPPQFPSPGTHATTVIMPPGATAASATTTVTMLQGEIFHSSPVQTVCPHCQQPITTKISHEIGLMNVLLCCFCCFVGCDFGCCLIPCMINDLKDVTHSCPNCKAYIYTYRRMG; via the exons ATGGCGAGTGACCCGCCCCCTCCCTACCCTGGAGGGCCCACAGCCCCACTGCTAGAGGACAAGCATGGCTCTCCCAGCATGGAAG ATAACAGACAACCTCCAGCACCCTATCCCCCCAGCATGCCCTTTGTCCCCTCAGAATCCGGGCCTCCCCCGTATGAGCCGAACCCTGGATACATCCCTCCAAACCCAG GTTACTACCCTCCTCCTGGACCGTACGGACCTATGGGCTATTATCCCCCGACTGCTGGCCAGTATCCACCCCAGTTCCCGTCGCCTGGGACACATGCCACCACCGTTATCATGCCACCTGGAGCCACCGCTGCCTCCGCCACCACCACAGTGACCATGCTGCAAGGCGAGATCTTCCATAGTTCTCCGGTACAGACAGTGTGTCCGCACTGCCAACAGCCAATCACCACCAAGATCAGCCACGAGATCGGGCTCATGAacgtcctgctctgctgcttctgctgctttgTGGG GTGTGACTTTGGCTGCTGTCTCATCCCCTGCATGATCAACGATCTGAAAGATGTGACCCACAGCTGCCCCAACTGCAAGGCCTACATCTACACCTACAGAAGAATGGGCTAG